ATACCTGTCTTGTGCCTATAAGCTTCCCTTCACCCTGAATGCTGGAGAAAATTTCAGAAATACGGGTTTTTATGTTAAATCCCCCTTATTATGCTGTTTTTTCAAAATATGCACCTTGACCTATGCCTTCGTTCACACAAATCCCCACACTTTTGATGTCTGCCTCCTCTTGGAGGAGTGCCTGGAAAAGCTGTTCTGCAAAGTACTCCGCCATGTCTTCAGCAGAAGTGGAGGATAATGGAAGAAAACAACAGTCTTCTCTGGGAATTTTGTATTCTTTATCTCCAATAACAAACTTTAATGACCTTTTCTTGCTTTTAAAATCTATTTCATTACTTTTTTCCGGTAAGAGCAGTTTATGATCCAGTTTTTTGCACATGTCCCTTACAATTGCCTTAACTGTTTTAAAGTCCACCACGAATCCAAATGGGCCTCCGCGTTCCCCATCGACTTTCACATCCACGTGGTAAGAGTGACCGTGTATTCCTCCACAGAACTGGTGGCAGGGGATCATGTGAGCTGATGAAAACCGTAAATTAGCGTGTATTCCGTTGATTATTATTTTCATTTAATGACCTTCTACAATCTTATACTAATAATTGCCTTTTAATGAATGATTTTTATTTTTAATAGGTGATTTTGATGGATTATTCTTTTATTATCCAGTTAAAATACTCTTGTTTTAGATATATCTTCTTCTATATCCAATATTTCATCAATATATGTTTTTGATATGTTATCAGATAATTTAGAAACTTTTAACATGTCTAAATTTTCCGAACACTCCATTAAGCCCGCAGTTTTGATGTTTTCAGGTGTTCCCTGGGTGGTGATGTTCATGGCAAAATGGATCTTCATGCTACTGACAGAACATGAAGCTATGGATACACTGAGTTTCCCCCCATCACAGTAGAGATCATCCCCCTTTCTATGGGTTATAATTCCTATTTCCCTGAGTAAGTTCTGAACAATCATGACCAGGATCCTTTGACGGTGGTAGCAGAGTCTCATGTCTGCTGGCTGGGCATCGAAGTGTTCTATTATGAAGTGGAGCATTTCATCTGATTTTATCTCCAACCCCACATCTTCATAATCAATTAACTCATCTGGTTGGATATTCATAGGACCCCTCCAGCTTACAATACTGGAACCCTTCAACCCTAATCTCTGGAAGGCCCACATTGGTTTGATCTGGCTCCCGTCATACAACATCCCAGGTTCAAGATTTATCTGTTTCATTAGTCCCACCATTTACCCATTCTTTAGATGTATTATGTGATTTGATAGTTCATTCCTGCTTATCAATAATTATCAGTTCATTGTAACCAGTTTCAGAGTCGAATTCGCGTTTAAAAATTTTATCTGAAGTTAAAATGCATAGTTCAACTGTGGTGTGCACCTGACTGCCACTCATCAGATGTCCCCCAGTAACCACCCCTTCACTATCAGAAACAGCCAGGTGAATGTGGACTCCATCAGTGGCAATGGTTCCAGTAGCAGATATGATCTCTAAAGGACCACTTATGATATTATTATCACCATTAGCCATTCTGAGAACAGCTTTATCGAGACTTCCCACCATACAGATGATTACACCTGATTTTAAATCTTTTTCGTCCCTGATTTCCTCCAGGGCCCTCTTCAGGTCCTGTCCAGGTATTAGTCTTTTAACTATCATATTTAATAATGTTGCCCTTCATTAAATTAATGCATGCGAGCCAGAGTCAGAGATTTTATCTACACCAAGGACGATCTTTTCTTGGCTACCACCACATATCTACATCCTAAAGACAGAATACTTTCATTTTTACGTTACATTCCTGATCCAGATGGAGATAGATCCCGTGATGGTTCCAGGTACAGCAAAGTTGATTCCAAACAAGCTTACACTTTTTTAAATGATAACTTTCCAGAATATCTCTTTGATTGCGAAGTAACTCGGGTTGAAATGATGGGTGTTCCAGTAGAAAAGGTGGAAAAGATATTGAACCCTGTAAAACGTCTAACCGAGATCATGAACCACCCTTATCCTGATGAACTTCTCTTAAAGGTGATTAAGGTTGCCAACACCTTCCAGGATGAAGCAGGAATCAGACAAAAACATCTGGGCATCTCTGGATCTGTACTGCCCGACCTGTATGATCCCCTAGTTTCTGATATTGATTTTGTAGTATACGGTCTTAAAAACCACCAGAAAGCAATGGAAACATTTAAATCGCTTAAAAATGACAATAATAGCCCTTTAAAAGCTATAGCTGATGATTATTGGGCTCGGCTTTATGATAAACGTATTAAGGACTCAACTTTGAGTTATGATGAGTTTTGCTGGTATGAGAACCGGAAAAATAACCGGGGAGTGGTAGATGGCACTCTTTTTGATATTTTAGCCACCAGAGAATGGGATGAGATCAAAGGAAACTATGGTGAGGAAACCTACGAGCCCTGTGGGACGGTGAAAATTGAGGCTACTGTTAGTGATGCACTGGCTGCCTTTGACAATCCTGCAGTTTACCAGGTGGAAGAGGTGGACATACTGGAAGGTCATCACGCACCTATAAAGGAAGTGGCATCTTACACACACACTTATTCTGGCCAGGCCAGAGAAGGGGAGAGAATAACTGCCAGGGGAAAATTAGAGAAAGTTATGGGCAAAAAAACTTATTACCGTTTGATTGTGGGAACCACCAGAGAATCTCTAGGTGAATACATTAAATTAAAAAATTTAAATCTGGATTGAAGATCATATAATCATCAAATAGAGTTTAAAGTAAATGGGATCATCAAATAAAGTTTAAGGTAAATGGGAATTAGGGAGGCACATTGATGGAGGAAACTATCAATATAGGACTCATAGGTTTTGGAACCATTGGAAGTGGGGTTGTAGCCACTTTAGGTAAAAATATGCATCTTATTGAGGATAAGGTTCAGAAAAAAGTTAAGTTGAAGAAAATAGTGGACTTGGACATAACCACTGATCGGGGGGTGGATGTGGACCCTGAGGTTCTTACCACCAATGTGGATGATATCCTGGAGGATGATGAAATCAACATCGTCATCGAACTTATCGGTGGTTACCAACCCGCACTTAACTTCATTTTAAAGGCCATGGAAAATGGCAAACATGTGGTAACTGCTAATAAGGCGCTTTTAGCTAAACACTGGCAGGAAATTATGGATTGCGCCATTAAAAACCATGTGAGGATCTGTTTTGAGGCCAGTGTTGGGGGAGGAATCCCTTTACTTGCACCATTGAATAATGGTCTGGCAGCTAACAATATAGAAACTGTTTACGGAATTATTAATGGAACTGCTAATTATATACTGACCAAAATGGATGATGCAGGACTTGACTTTGATGTGGTCTTAAAAGAAGCCCAGTTGATGGGTTATGCAGAACAAGACCCTACTTTTGATATTGAAGGACATGATACTGCTCAGAAACTTATAATATTGAGCATGCTTGGCTTTGGAATTTACGTTTCCCAGGAAAATTTCCATGTGGAAGGAATCACCCGAATCAAACCGGATGATATTAAATTCGCCAGGAAAGAACTGAACTCAGTGGTGAAACTTCTGGCTATAGCCCAGGTTGATGAGGACGGAAAACTTGAAATAAGGGTTCATCCCACCTTAGTGCCTCAAACCCATCTTTTAGCCTCGGTTAATGATGTTTTTAACGCAGTTTACATTGTGGGTGATATTGGAGGTCCTGTGCTTATGTACGGTCAGGGTGCAGGTATGATGCCTACTGCCAGTGCTGTGGTGGCCGATTGCATAGATATAATGCAGGACATGGACAGTTCTGTGGCCTACGGACCCTCTGAAAGTAGGGTGAAAAAGATCAAGGACATGTCAAATGTGGAGTCCAAATATTATCTGCGAATAACTGCATTAGACAAACCCGGAGTCTTACATTCCTTATCCGGTATTTTAAGTGATCTGGATATAAGTATTGAGTCTGTAAGCCAGAGAAAGGTAGATCAGACGGATGCAGTTCCCATATTCATGGTAACCCACCATGCCCTGGAAAAAAACGTGCAAAAAGCCATTAAACTTATTGATAAACTGGATTTCGTCAAAGAAAAAACCATGATTATCAGATTACTTTAAGTAAAGAATATGATTATTTACTGCTCCAATATAATTGTTAAACAAATAGATCATAACAAAAGCATTTTAAATAGTTATCAAACTAGTCTAAAATAAATAGGCTAAAAAAAAGGTTTAAAAAAATAATTATTTAATAAATAGTCATTGGAAAGCTGAATCATTTTTTTGAAAATTAAAGCTACTCCAATGAGTTTTAATCTTCAAATAATGTTCATCATGACCTGATCATGGTTAAAATCATTTTATACTGTTCCAGGGCATGAAGAGCGTGGGGTTCATTGGCAGGCATTATGATCATATCTCCCCTTGCCAGGATGTTACTTTTACCAGAGATAGTTATTTCTGCCTTTCCATCGATTATTTGTACCATGGCATCAAAGGGGGCGGTGTGTTCACTTAACCCTTCCCCTTTATCAAAGGCGAATATGGTTACTGTTCCGGTTTCCTTACGGATTATCTCCCTGCTTACAACTGCTCCTTCCTGGTAATCAAGCAAATCTTCGACATTAATTACAACAGACTTCAGTTCATCCGACATTTTTTTCACCTTTTAGTTACGATGTATATTTACAATATAATCCATTTACTGTAATCCATTTTTAACAGAATTAATACGTGCATATCTGATTTTACTTACATATTTCTGTGTTTTTTATCCATTCTGATCTGCATCTAATTTCATCCTTCCTCCATGAACTCAATTAGTGTTTGCAGGTAACCAAAGAAGTTTAAAATGGCATCCACGTAGTCCCTAGCATCATCTACATCATTTACATCGTAATCTTTTTTATATAGGATATCGTCAAATCTGGCCTCAACGTCTTCCCTAATGGAGCTTAAAAGGAAATTCATTAAATCATTTAAGTTTTCAGTTTTAACTGCCTGATCAGCCATTACAATAACCGGTTCTCCATTGACAGGGGTGGGTTTAAGCCCTTCATAGGATATTCCCCTACCTTTCAAGTGTAATCTCACTGCAGTTTCAAAGAACCAATAGTCTGCCAGTTCCGCTGCATCTCCTGATAATTCCCTTACCACCAGTGTTCTTTCAAAGGCATCTTTTACCTCATCTTCATATTTTTCCCTGATAAAAGGAAGCACATAATTAATATTTTCCATTTCCAGAGCTTCTTCAGCTGATTTAACCACCAGCCCATCCATGCGATCACAGCGGAGTGCCATTTCTTTTTCACCTCTCGATTTAGTCAAGGAATATATTATTCTGAACCTATCCTAAATTGAATGACTAGTTAAATTGATATTTAATTCTTTTTAATAGATCGCAAATATTTACTCAACTTATAGGCACATTGATCCTAGAAAGACACTTTTTTATGCCAATTTAATCCATTACGTGCTATTAGATATTTGTTGACAATGAGTATTAAATGATCTCCATCAACCTATGACAACCACAGATATTATACTATAAATCATTTCATGAACATATTATAACTGGTGATATTATGGATAAAGAAACTGAGGAACTCCTGAAAAAGTGTGATAACGTGGAAGATACCAGTATCATGGGCGTCTGCAAAAACCTTTTAAACATGATGGCGGAAAAAAATGTGGTAATCGAGGATAAAGAAGGACAAACCTACCTGGACATGGCTGAAACCCTCAAACCTAGTGATGTATCACAGGTGTTACAGTTAGCCCTGAAAGTACGAGAAAGTGGAGATATTACCGACGTAGACCTTAAAAATGAAGCAAGCAGGCTCATCAGGGCCATAGAAATGAGTTAAAACCCCTATATATGAGTTAAAAAAAATCACACCAGAAATAAAACCTCAGGGAACATAAACTCAGATTATTTTTTTCCCTTTTTAATTTGTTTCCAAATTAAATCTGTTTAAAACCTTTTTTTACCTAATTTTTTAATATCAAAGATCGCGGTGTCCGCCACTGCCATCACTGCCATTACCCCTGCCTGTATGGGGTCAGTTATAACCAGATCTGCCTCTTGAGTTATGCTACCAGGCATGTTGAGACTGATTACAATCACTTCATGGTCTTTTTTTATCTCCCGGATAGCCTCGGTAATTCCTCCACCCATTAAAGATCCTGCCAATACCAGGGCACCAACCCTGGGAAGTCTTCCAACTGCAGATACCGCCTCTTTAAGATCTTTTTCACCAACAAGAGGTATGGTATCAACACTGATATGTTCTCCCCGGATGTTATGGCGATCTGCCTCGGTAATGGCCCCTTGAGCAACCATTGCCACCTGAGCACCACCACCAATTATGATGATCCTTTTACCAAAAACATCCTGAAGTGTGGGGCATTCTTCAACACTACGCACGGCTTCAATATTCTTGATATTCTCTATTAACTTATCCACATTCTGAACAGCCTCTAATTCCATGTACAATGAAGCATGATCCTTATCTTCAACGAATAGATGAGTGTAAGTTATGTTAATTTCACATATAGCGGTTAATTCCGTGATATCCCGCAGCACACCTGGTTGGTTGATGGCCCTGATGTTTAAGGCAAATTCACCCATCATAAAATCTCCTAAAGTTCATTATTAATTCTATCTAATACAACTTCTAATTAATTTATCCCCTATATTAATAACAGTTAAGAAAATTACGTGAAGAACTTCAGATTGGATAATAAATCCAGACGTTATTGAAAAATAAACTCACAACTTTTGACATGACGAACAGATATATGAAGATGTGCTTCCTGTTTTAATCTTTTCAACGGTCGTGCCACAAACCGGGCAGGCATCCCCCTCTTTATAGGCAACCAGGAAATAGTCCCGGTCGAATCCATTTTTTTCTCCATAAAAATCTTTTTCATATAACAATCCTCCCTTATCCATGGCAGCCTTTAGGTTTTCCAGAATAATTCTGTGGAGATTATCTGTTTCATCTAAATTTAATGTGTTGGCCGGTCTTTTGGGATGGATTTTGGCCCTGAATAAGATGTCATGAATGTAAACATTGCCTATTCCACTGAGTTTCCTCTGATTCAGGAGGAGATTTTTAGTCTGGGAACGACTTTCACATAATTTTTTAAGATATTCTGGTGTAAACCCAGCATCCAGTGGTGAAATAGCCAGGTCTTTGGTGGCTTTATGATGGGCTAATTCTTCGTTTTCAAGGAGTTCTGCACGTCCCACCCACCAGAATCTGGAGGTGAAAGATGAACCATCAGAAAAGTGGAAAAGACATTGAAAATCTTCTGGTAATTTTTTATCGTGTTCATGGAAAACTATGTCTGCACCCATACCCAGATTCAGCAGCAGATGATAATCATCTGATAACTGGATAAAAATCCATTTTCCCTTAATATAAACCTTAATTATCTTTTTACCAATGATTTTACTGACAAAATCATCGGGGGGTATGTTTAAACTTTTTTCCTGGAGCAAATCTGCTGAATCAAATTCTTTTCCTGGGAGTTCATGGTTCATTTGTCTAGCAAGTATTATGAGCTCTGGTAGTTCCGCCATTACCACCCACCCCTTTAATTATTGTATTCTAAATATCTATAAAACTATTTTAATGATTAAATCTTTTTTTTATGATGAAATAAATTACTTATAACTAAATCGGGGAGACATAACACACCCGTTACTGTCGAAGTTAATTTCTTCAGCTTCAAGTAAAGCCCTTTTCATACCAATACCTCCTTGAAAGCCACCTATAGTTCCATCCGAGCGGATGGCCCTATGGCAGGGTATTATAATAGGAAAGGGGTTTGTTGCTAATGCATTGCCCACTGCCCTTGCTCCTTTCTCCACACCCAAATGTCGGGCGATGAATTGATAGGTACTAATGCTTCCCCGTGGGATCTGGTACTCTGCGAGTAATACAAACGTCTGGAACGAAGAACATTGCTCCAACGCCACATTTTCCAAGGAAAATATAATATCTTCCCCTTCAAGGAATGATTTTATGGCTGTGGCTACCCTTTCAATCTCTTCAGAAGAAGAAACTTGAAGATTTGGATAAATGTTGAATGCCTGATCTTCAGCATCCACTTCTGGTTTAGAAAGTAATATATGGTATATTCTTGGAGAATCATTGGATATAGACCATACCACTGCCACTGGCCCGAAGGATGTCTTTTTTAGGAGTTTTATTTTCATGCCGGATCCATGAGTGTTAAAATTTTAATTGTTAATTTAAATTATAATTCTGATTTTTAATAAATTCAATGCAAACAAAGAGATAGAAATTTCAAAGCTTGATAACGCTTAAAAATGATTTAAAACTAGAATAAATAAGTTAATTGCAATTAAATTCTATCTTTGTATTTTAACTCTTTAAATCGTATTTCAAATAACGTTCCATGATGTGTTTCCAGTGTCATTTCACCACCTAATTGATTCAACAAATTATTCACCAGTTGAAGGCCCAATGTTTCCGTATTTTTAAATTCAAATCCTTCAGGGAACCCCACACCATTATCCCCAACCGTTAAATGATATTGATCACCATTTTTCTTTAGATATACCCAAATTTTCCCCCTTCTTTCGTCTGGGAATCCGTATTTCAGACTATTGGAAACTAGTTCACTTACAATCAGACCTAATGGCACTGCAGTTTCCATATTTAATGTTATGCGCTCTACTTCCAGTATAGGTGTGATAACTCCCATTTCTACTGCATATGAATAAAATAAACCATTAACTAGACTTTCAATATATTCCGAGATCTCGATATGGACTAAATCTTCAGATTTGTAAAGTTTCTCATGAATAATGGCCATGGATTTAACCCGGTTCTGGCTCTCCATCAACACATTCACAGCTTCTTTATCATCAACATACTGTTTTTGAAGGTTTAAAAGGCTGGAGATGATCTGCATATTATTTTTAACCCGATGATGAATCTCCTGTAGCAAAACTTCTTTTTCCTTTAAAGAAGATTTGATCTTATCATCAGCCTCTTTACGACGGGTTATATCACTACATATCAACAGAATATATTCCACTTTACCATCAAGTTCAATGAAAGTTTGTTTAACTTCAATAAACCGAATTTCTCCATTAACATCATAAATTTTGGATTCAAAGGGAACTATTCCTTTACCTTTTGCCAACATCGGGAACCTTTTTATGTTTAACTGGAGTTCTTCTTCAGGAAAGATCCCCAAATCTGTGAAAGGTTTATCCACCAATTCATCCCTTGTCATGCCAGTGACATCCATTGCAGCTTGATTTACATCTGCTAAATGACCATCTAAATGTAAAAGAATGGTATAATCCGGATCAGATTCAAATAGGACCCTATATTTTTTCTCACTATCCCTTAAAGATTTTTCAATTTCTTTTCTGCCAGTTATGTCTCTTATTATAGATGTGAAGTAACATTCCCCATCAATTTCCCACTTAGTAAGGGACATTTCAAATGGAAACTCAGTACCATCTTTTTTCAGTCCGGTTGTTTCTGTGGTGCGCCCTACTAAGCTGTGTTCACCAGTTGTTCGGAATTTTCTAAGAATTTCTAGGAATTTTCTCCGGTACCTTTTGGGCATGAGTTTGGCTAGTTTGATGCCTTTTAATTCCTCCTGAGTATAACCAAACAGTTCTATTAAACTGTTGTTGAAGTACAGTATATTTCCATGGGCATCAGTAGTTATAATCCCATCAATAGCATTTTCAGCTAGAGCACGGAAACGTAAAACATTTTTTTCCAATGCTTTTTGAGTGTTTTTAAGATCTGTAATATCTACAGAAGACGCTAACCAGTTATTAGTCCCAGGAAGTTCAGCCACAGTTACAAACATAGTTAGGTTAATGCCATTTTTACCCATGAAAACTGCTTCATATCTATTTGGCACAGAATCTGGTTCTTTCAAACGCTGCTGGTGGTATTTCTTCATCATTTCCAAGTAATCAGGATGGACAAAATCCATCCAATTCATTTTACCTTCCACATCTTCACGCGAATAACCACTCATTCTTTCCCATTCGGAATTAACCATGAGAATGGTACCATCGTTCTTGAAAGCTATAAGTACAGTTCCACTATTTTCAAATAAAGCACGATATTTCCTTTCAGATATTGCTAAATCTTCTTCAATTAGCTTAAGTTCAGTTATATCCTGATTAACACCCCTAGTTCGAATTGTTTGGCCATTTTCGTCCTTAACAACCACAATACGAATCAACATAACCCTTTCTTTTCCATCGGGCCTGGTTATTCTGTGTTGAACCGTGCTGAAATATCCAGGATCATCGGTTTTTAGAGCCTTTGCAGTTTCTTCTGCCACTATTGGGGATTCATCAGGAGGAATGAAACGTTCAGTATATTTTTGGGAGGACATCTGGTAACCACCCTCCCTTTGCTTGTTGGTGCCATAAAGTGAGTAAAATTGGTCATTAAAAGTGAAAGTGTCTTTTTTAACGTCGTATTCCCAGTAAGCAAGATTTGCTATGTCCATTCCCATCTTTAAACGTTCTTCACTGTTTAAAAGTGTCTCTTCCACATTCTTCCGCACAGTCACATCTTCGAATACTGTGGCAAAGAACCCCTTAGCCGGTGAAAAGACAGATATACTGAAATATTTATTCATAGGTGCAAAATACGATTCAAATTTTTCAGGATCACCTGATTCAGCCACTCGCCCATAAATATCCAAATAAGGAGCTTTTTCAACCCCATATACATCAGAAGCCTTCTTCCCAATAACTTTTTGGCGTTGAATTCCCAAAATTGTTTCATATGCGGGGTTAACATCCAAAATCATGTAATCCACTGGAACGTGATCATCATCATAAATTATTTTATGCATGGCCAGCCCTTCATTCATAGAAGAATAAAGTGACCTGTAACTTTCCTCATTCTCATGTAAGGTTTTTTCTACCTTTATATGTTCTGAAACGTCTTCACTAAAGATTATGATGCCACCGATATTATCTGAAGATAAATACCATGGATGTACTTCCCATCTAACATATTGAACACTTCCATCAGCACGAACAAATTCATCCGCATCAGCACGCTCAATAGAACCAGCAAGAGCACGCTTATGAACTTCTTTCAGTTCGTCGGTAATCTCTGGGAAAACATCATAATGAGATTTGCCGACAAGTTCCTGCCCATGAAGGTTATAATCTTCAATCCAACGGTTACTAACCGCAATATATCTCATTTGCGTGTCAAACATGGCAATAGCAACAGGTGCACCATCAATAAAATGCCTAAATTCTTCATCATGTTTTTTCAAAGCTTTGTTAATTTTTTTTAACTCTTTTTCAGCTTTCTTACTACGAGTAATATCTCTGCCAACTCCCACTACAGCAATGACGTTTTGATCATCATCCAGCACTGCCTTATCTGACCAGGCCAGCCAGCGACATCCATCTTTAGTCATGACCCGTTGCTCATGATAACAAGTATAAGGGGGTTTGAAAACGCAACTAAAAGATTCTTTAGTTGTTTCAATGTCCTTTTCATGAACTAATGGCATGAATTTCGTACCTACTAATTCTTCTTCTGTTTTACCGAACATTTCACAGTAACTGGGACTTACAAAAAGTAATCGTCCTTCGGTATCTACTTTAACCACTAAATCTGTTTGACATTCTACCAGGAGACGGTATTTGGCTTCACTTTCTTTTAATTGTTTTTCCATCTTATTTTTGTAAAGTGCAAGTTCTATAGCATATTTAAGTTCAATGGGATCGTAAGGTTTTATAATATAACCATATGGCCCAGTTAATTTAGCTCTTTCAATTGTTGATTCTTCAGAATGAGCTGTTAAATAAATAACAGGAATATCTAATTTATTAATCTCTGAAACTGCTTCAATACCATTAATTTCTCCCTTTAAAATAATGTCCATTAAAATAAGATCTGGCATTAATTCTAATGCCTTTTCTACGGCCTCTTCACCTCGGGAAGCAACATATGGAACTTGATAACCGAAGGATTCTAAAGTTCGTTTTATATCCATTGCTTCTATGCTTTCATCCTCTACCAAAAGGATTTTAACCACAGACATAGCATTACTCCCCCTTTTTGTTATTGACCATAAAATTACTAAAAAAGAATTGTATGACATCATCAAATGGGCCATTTTATAGTTATTATTATCAGAGTTACAAACAATATAACTTGTTACGAACGAACGTTAGTTTTATATAGTATGAAGAGAACCTTATAACTATGAAACTAACGAACGTTAGTTAAAAATCAGGTGTATCCATGAAAAATTCAAGATCAGAGGAAGAAAAAAAACCCACCAAAGAGAGAATATTCGATGTTTCCCTTGATTTATTCTCTCAAAAAGGTTTTGATGCAGTTTCAGTACGTGAAATAGCAAGGGAGGTGGGGATAAGGGAAAGTTCCATTTACAACCATTACCACAATAAAGAAGCCATCCTGGATGCCATAATTGACTATTTTAAATCCGAACTTAACCAGAGTGGTTTACCAGAGGAAGAAGCTGATGCTTTGATGGAAAAGGGTCCTGAAGTGTTTTTCAAAGTGGGGGCAAAGGTGTATATTAACCAGATCAATACCCCCAAGATGGAAAAAATATGGCGTTTGGTTTCCATAGAAACCTACCACAACCAAAAAATAAGGGAATTTTTTAAAACGGAGTTACTGGAAGATGCCCTAACAGTATGGGAAAATGTTTTCCGGATCATGATAGAAAAAAAGATGATTAAACCTTTAAATCCTAGAACTCTGGCCTATGAATACTTTTCATTTATCATATTCCTGTTCTTTGAATATTTTGTACTGAAATATAATGATGATTTCAACTCATTCATGGATTTGGCCCTGGAAAGACTGGGTAACCATACAGAATTCCTTTTAAAAGCTATTGAAGTTTAATTAAAGATTGATATTATCATTTGAGGGGCAAAAAATGAAAATTTTAACCATTATTGGAAGTCCGCAGAAAAAGGGTAACAGTTACCAGGCTGCCAGAGAACTGGAAAAAAAGATGAAAAATAGAGGAAATTATGATTTTGAGTACATATTCCTTAAAGACATCAATCTGGAAATTTGTAGGGGGTGTTTTAATTGCATAGCCAAAGGAGGAGAGTTATGTCCCCTGAAGGATGATCGGGATATGATTGAGGAGAAGATGCAGGAAGCTGATGGTCTGGTGATGGTTTCCCCCGTATACGTGATGCAAGTGACCGCCTTTATGAAAAACTTCATAGACCGTTTAGCTTACCGCTGCCACCGTCCAATTTACCATGGAAAGAAAGCCATAACCCTATCCACCACTAGAGGTATGGGTTTGGATAAAACCCTGAAATATATGAAAGACATAACCGAAGTATGGGGATACGATGTGGTGGATGAATGTGGCCTTACAACTCCACCATTCCCCTATTCAGAGAAGTTGAAGAAAAAAAATCAAGATAAAATCGTGAAGTCAACTGAAAAATTTGATGAAGCTTTAAAATCAGCTGCTACCAGTAAACTGGAAGATACATCAGTGGGTGTCAACCGGTATTTGACTTTCAGGATTTTCAAAACCGTGTCAGAAGATGTTAAAAATTACATGCCTGCAGATTACCAGTTCTATAAAGACAAGCAATACTATCATCCTGCCAGGATCGGTATTTTCACCAAAATTGCAACCAGTATCATGGCAAAAGTGATATTTTTCATGATGCGGGACATGGGCCCGGTTGATG
This is a stretch of genomic DNA from Methanobacterium petrolearium. It encodes these proteins:
- a CDS encoding flavodoxin family protein is translated as MKILTIIGSPQKKGNSYQAARELEKKMKNRGNYDFEYIFLKDINLEICRGCFNCIAKGGELCPLKDDRDMIEEKMQEADGLVMVSPVYVMQVTAFMKNFIDRLAYRCHRPIYHGKKAITLSTTRGMGLDKTLKYMKDITEVWGYDVVDECGLTTPPFPYSEKLKKKNQDKIVKSTEKFDEALKSAATSKLEDTSVGVNRYLTFRIFKTVSEDVKNYMPADYQFYKDKQYYHPARIGIFTKIATSIMAKVIFFMMRDMGPVDEEKENRT